A stretch of Methanosphaerula palustris E1-9c DNA encodes these proteins:
- the hisI gene encoding phosphoribosyl-AMP cyclohydrolase: protein MNPHFNEDGLVPVVVQDQKTRDVLMVAYANDEAVSLTRETGFAHYFSRSRQKIWKKGEESGHLQHVNRILVDCDEDCLLYLVDQEGAACHMGYRSCFFRTIDGEHVLSKVFNPDKVYANKE from the coding sequence ATGAATCCTCACTTCAATGAAGATGGACTGGTCCCGGTGGTTGTCCAGGACCAGAAGACACGGGATGTGTTGATGGTTGCTTATGCGAATGACGAGGCGGTCAGTCTCACCAGGGAGACCGGGTTCGCTCACTACTTCAGCAGGAGCAGGCAGAAGATCTGGAAAAAAGGGGAAGAAAGTGGTCATCTGCAGCATGTAAACCGGATTCTGGTGGACTGTGACGAGGATTGTCTCCTCTATCTGGTCGACCAGGAAGGGGCAGCCTGCCACATGGGATACCGATCCTGTTTTTTCAGAACTATCGATGGTGAACACGTCTTGTCGAAGGTCTTCAATCCAGACAAGGTATATGCTAATAAAGAATAA
- a CDS encoding PINc/VapC family ATPase, which produces MKLVPDTSVVIDGRITSMIKKGEYAGATIIIPEAVVAELESQANQGREIGFSGLTELQQLCKMAEQKLIEIQFVGVRPTLEQVKLASGGEIDAMIRNVAIEHNAKFITSDSVQSEVARAKGLDVQYMKPQIGDFTPLGIDQYFDEQTLAVYLKERVPPYARKGSITEKRLVRIRDQPSSEYELIGLAREILERAKRDPDGFVESEGRGITVVQIGSMRIAIARRPFSDGMEITAVRPVVDISLENYRKAHLVKNRLADEKRGVLLAGEPGAGKTTLVQNIAIHLSDRGSVVKTMEAPRDMQVPDLITQYTALDGSMEKTAEMLLLLRPDYVIYDELRKHEDFRIFSDMRLTGVGMIGVLHAENVHAALQRFSDRVDFGVLSQVVNSIIFVSDGDISSIYDLSFGLKVPASMPAETRHLPVITVTDAETGGLVLEIFRTEGETVIMPVNLGVTPQKETVPELVGPLEPVEEPVLEEAEIEPETYEEKPAWRMVAKDIQREIGRYTDGSVEVKMISDSKAVVYIEDKDVPAAIGKGGKNVASIVNKVGVGIDIRPLTELEVARPVVEEVLPVEGGIRIRTDRKHLSIISSEQSGKIVDVFAGKEYLFTATVSEAGEIHLAKSSTIAQEMLKRYTNGEMIRMRPV; this is translated from the coding sequence ATGAAACTGGTGCCCGATACGAGCGTCGTTATTGATGGACGCATCACATCTATGATAAAAAAGGGAGAATATGCCGGCGCTACAATAATAATACCCGAAGCGGTGGTGGCTGAACTTGAGTCGCAGGCGAATCAGGGACGAGAGATCGGGTTCAGTGGATTGACTGAACTCCAGCAACTCTGCAAAATGGCAGAGCAGAAATTGATAGAAATACAGTTCGTGGGTGTCAGGCCGACGCTCGAACAGGTGAAACTGGCCAGTGGTGGAGAGATTGATGCAATGATCCGAAACGTGGCAATAGAACATAACGCAAAGTTCATCACCAGTGACAGTGTGCAGTCTGAAGTGGCCAGGGCCAAGGGGCTTGATGTTCAATATATGAAACCGCAGATCGGCGACTTCACCCCCCTCGGCATCGACCAGTACTTCGATGAACAGACACTGGCAGTCTACCTCAAGGAACGAGTCCCCCCCTATGCTAGGAAGGGATCGATCACCGAAAAGCGGCTCGTCCGGATCAGGGATCAGCCATCCAGCGAGTATGAACTGATCGGACTGGCACGAGAGATCCTTGAGCGTGCAAAGCGGGATCCAGATGGATTTGTGGAATCTGAAGGACGCGGGATCACGGTCGTGCAGATTGGTTCGATGCGGATTGCCATCGCTCGCCGCCCCTTCTCAGATGGGATGGAGATCACGGCGGTCCGTCCTGTAGTCGATATATCGCTGGAGAATTATCGGAAGGCACACCTTGTAAAGAACAGGCTGGCCGATGAGAAACGGGGTGTACTACTGGCTGGGGAACCCGGAGCAGGCAAGACTACGTTGGTTCAGAACATCGCCATTCACCTCTCTGATCGGGGATCCGTAGTCAAGACGATGGAGGCCCCACGGGATATGCAGGTGCCTGACCTGATCACTCAGTACACAGCCCTGGATGGCAGTATGGAGAAGACAGCCGAGATGCTGTTGCTGCTCAGGCCTGATTATGTGATCTATGACGAACTTCGGAAACATGAGGACTTTCGAATCTTCTCAGACATGCGGTTGACCGGGGTCGGGATGATCGGTGTACTCCATGCGGAGAACGTCCACGCCGCCCTGCAGCGATTTTCGGACCGGGTGGACTTTGGTGTTCTTTCACAGGTAGTGAACTCGATCATCTTTGTCAGTGACGGGGATATCAGTAGCATCTATGACCTGAGTTTCGGGCTGAAGGTTCCTGCCTCGATGCCGGCGGAGACCCGGCATCTACCGGTGATCACGGTCACCGACGCTGAGACTGGTGGGCTGGTGCTCGAGATCTTCAGGACAGAAGGTGAGACGGTCATCATGCCGGTAAACCTCGGTGTTACCCCACAAAAGGAGACGGTCCCCGAACTGGTGGGTCCTCTGGAACCAGTAGAGGAACCTGTGCTCGAAGAGGCGGAGATCGAGCCGGAGACCTATGAGGAGAAGCCGGCTTGGCGGATGGTCGCCAAGGATATCCAGCGCGAGATCGGCAGGTACACCGACGGTTCGGTTGAAGTGAAGATGATCAGCGACAGTAAGGCCGTCGTGTACATCGAGGACAAGGACGTTCCTGCGGCGATTGGAAAGGGTGGAAAGAATGTCGCCTCCATTGTGAACAAGGTCGGTGTCGGGATCGATATCCGGCCCCTGACTGAACTGGAGGTGGCACGTCCGGTGGTGGAAGAGGTTCTCCCTGTTGAGGGAGGGATCCGGATCCGGACGGATAGAAAGCACCTCTCGATCATCTCGTCTGAGCAGAGCGGGAAGATCGTCGATGTCTTTGCCGGCAAGGAGTATCTCTTCACAGCGACCGTCAGCGAAGCCGGAGAGATCCACCTGGCCAAGAGCAGCACGATCGCACAGGAGATGCTGAAACGGTACACGAATGGAGAGATGATACGGATGAGGCCGGTATAA
- the leuS gene encoding leucine--tRNA ligase, with amino-acid sequence MNGFDMNKLESECRERWGTLFEANPSDKEKFYITVAYPYPSGAMHVGHGRTYMVPDVIARFWRMRGKQVLYPMAFHVTGAPVIGISKRIARGDEAAIHLYRDLYRVPQQVLDQFTDPLAIVNHFSNEYERVMRMCGLSIDWRRRFTTVDPTYSKFVEWQFSHLYNDGHVAKGAHPVRYCPQDDNPVGDHDLLEGEKAEVIKFTLVMYQSEEGLIPTATLRPETIYGVTNLWVNPTVTYVKAEVDGVVWIVSREAADKLAMQDHAVKVIGEIPGSALVDQMVTHPLAGQVRILPADFVDPDMATGIVMSVPAHAPFDYIALRDLQQQGQYTDIVPVPLITVEGYGKVPAKDAVERANITNQHDVRMEALTQEVYSAEFAKGKLYPEYGGAPVRVARDTVADLMLAEYGSAVMYEFDHRPVICRCGSRVYVKILHDQWFLKYSDPVWKEQVHEHLPRIKLVPTEVRAEFERTVDWLKDWACTRRVGLGTKVPWDPTWLFEPLSDSTIYMAYYTIAHRIREIDPALLTPAVFDYIFLGTESPDLPIREQLDALRAEFMYWYPYDFRFSAKDLISNHLTFQVFHHVAIFPEQYQPKGIVVFGMGLLNGAKMSSSKGNVFLLEDAVQEFGADTVRMFLMGSAEPWQDFDWRNELVASTRKQIERFYATVTEGMTVTGDQTPIDAWLISRLQRHIQKTTDALELFQTRQALQESFFAIEADLKWYWRRVPAGSACNAAIRELCQVWVRLLAPFIPFTCEALWHQMGEEGFVSVAPWPVPQQEKILPSVELAEELLARTVEDIESIMKLIQITPSSIEIAVAPAWKQQVFALIASSSDRKAGVGEVMKNEEMRARGKAAAETAKQCITLVHRLPPQLIEQLLTEAPDELALFYAAQGFLEESFGIPVKIVGAEESVHTKAGSALPFKPAIIIE; translated from the coding sequence ATGAACGGATTTGATATGAACAAACTGGAGAGCGAATGCAGGGAACGGTGGGGGACCCTCTTTGAGGCGAACCCCTCTGATAAGGAGAAGTTCTATATCACGGTCGCTTACCCGTATCCGAGCGGTGCCATGCATGTGGGGCATGGCCGGACCTATATGGTCCCGGATGTGATCGCCCGGTTCTGGCGGATGCGGGGAAAGCAGGTACTCTACCCGATGGCGTTCCATGTGACCGGCGCCCCGGTGATTGGGATCTCCAAGCGGATCGCTCGCGGGGACGAGGCGGCTATTCATCTGTATCGCGACCTGTATCGGGTGCCGCAGCAGGTACTGGACCAGTTCACCGACCCGCTCGCCATCGTCAACCACTTCAGCAACGAGTACGAGCGGGTGATGCGGATGTGCGGCCTCTCGATCGACTGGCGGCGGCGGTTCACAACGGTCGACCCGACGTACAGCAAGTTTGTCGAGTGGCAGTTCTCCCATCTTTACAACGACGGTCATGTGGCCAAGGGTGCCCACCCGGTCAGGTACTGCCCGCAGGACGACAATCCGGTTGGCGACCACGACCTGCTTGAAGGAGAAAAGGCCGAGGTGATCAAGTTCACGCTGGTGATGTACCAGAGCGAGGAGGGACTGATCCCGACAGCCACCCTGCGTCCCGAGACGATCTATGGGGTCACGAACCTCTGGGTCAACCCGACGGTCACCTATGTGAAGGCAGAGGTGGATGGGGTCGTCTGGATCGTCAGCCGTGAGGCAGCGGACAAGCTCGCGATGCAGGATCACGCCGTAAAGGTGATCGGAGAGATCCCGGGCAGTGCCCTGGTCGACCAGATGGTCACCCATCCGCTTGCAGGTCAGGTCAGAATCCTGCCAGCTGATTTCGTCGACCCGGATATGGCGACCGGTATCGTGATGAGCGTCCCGGCCCATGCCCCGTTCGACTATATTGCGCTCCGCGACCTGCAGCAGCAGGGGCAGTACACCGATATCGTTCCGGTGCCGCTGATCACGGTCGAGGGCTACGGCAAGGTTCCGGCGAAGGACGCCGTTGAGCGTGCCAATATCACCAACCAACATGACGTCCGGATGGAGGCGCTGACCCAGGAGGTCTACTCAGCAGAGTTCGCAAAGGGGAAACTGTATCCTGAGTATGGGGGCGCCCCTGTGCGGGTGGCACGGGATACCGTCGCCGATCTGATGCTCGCCGAGTACGGTTCAGCCGTGATGTACGAGTTCGACCACCGACCGGTGATCTGCCGGTGCGGCAGCCGGGTCTATGTGAAGATCCTCCACGACCAGTGGTTCCTGAAGTACAGCGACCCGGTCTGGAAGGAGCAGGTCCATGAACACCTGCCACGGATCAAACTGGTCCCGACCGAGGTCCGTGCCGAGTTCGAGCGGACCGTGGACTGGTTGAAGGACTGGGCCTGCACTCGCAGGGTCGGGCTCGGGACGAAAGTTCCTTGGGATCCGACCTGGCTCTTTGAGCCGCTCAGCGACTCCACGATCTACATGGCCTACTATACGATCGCGCACAGGATCCGGGAGATCGATCCGGCGCTGCTGACGCCGGCGGTCTTTGACTACATCTTCCTTGGGACCGAGTCTCCCGACCTGCCGATCAGGGAGCAGCTGGATGCGCTCAGAGCAGAATTCATGTACTGGTATCCGTATGACTTCCGGTTCTCAGCGAAGGACCTGATCTCCAATCACCTGACCTTCCAGGTCTTCCATCATGTCGCGATCTTCCCAGAGCAGTATCAGCCCAAGGGGATCGTCGTCTTTGGGATGGGATTGCTGAACGGAGCCAAGATGTCCTCCAGCAAGGGGAACGTCTTCCTCCTCGAGGACGCGGTCCAGGAGTTCGGGGCCGATACGGTCAGAATGTTCCTGATGGGCAGTGCAGAGCCCTGGCAGGACTTTGACTGGCGGAACGAACTGGTCGCCTCAACCAGGAAACAGATCGAGCGGTTCTATGCGACCGTCACCGAAGGGATGACCGTCACCGGGGATCAGACCCCCATCGACGCCTGGCTGATCAGCCGGCTCCAACGGCATATTCAGAAGACCACCGATGCCCTCGAACTCTTCCAGACCCGCCAGGCGCTTCAGGAGTCGTTCTTTGCCATCGAAGCCGACCTGAAGTGGTACTGGCGCCGGGTGCCCGCAGGATCGGCCTGTAACGCTGCCATCCGGGAACTCTGCCAGGTCTGGGTCAGGCTGCTCGCCCCGTTCATTCCATTCACCTGCGAGGCCCTCTGGCACCAGATGGGAGAGGAGGGCTTCGTCTCTGTGGCACCCTGGCCGGTCCCCCAGCAGGAGAAGATCCTGCCGTCGGTCGAGCTGGCCGAGGAGTTGCTCGCCCGAACCGTCGAGGATATCGAGTCGATCATGAAGTTGATCCAGATCACTCCGTCGTCGATCGAGATCGCGGTCGCCCCTGCATGGAAGCAGCAGGTCTTCGCGCTCATCGCCAGTTCATCAGACCGGAAGGCCGGGGTGGGTGAGGTCATGAAGAACGAGGAGATGCGTGCCAGGGGGAAGGCCGCAGCCGAGACGGCTAAACAGTGCATCACCCTGGTCCATCGGCTCCCGCCGCAGCTGATCGAACAGTTGCTCACTGAGGCTCCTGACGAGCTGGCACTCTTCTATGCCGCACAGGGATTCCTTGAAGAGAGTTTTGGAATTCCCGTGAAGATCGTCGGGGCAGAAGAGAGTGTTCACACAAAGGCAGGATCGGCCCTGCCCTTCAAACCAGCGATAATTATTGAGTGA
- a CDS encoding DUF5611 family protein — protein MEEFQIKRGFTKELDKNMVQQLVECFNVEPVEADGHYTITFGALKRFDVSLGSAGKSIVVDIEADPSIDDDQLILDTIRRRNTYLQAVTGFTSKERVKKAKKIE, from the coding sequence ATGGAAGAATTCCAGATTAAACGTGGATTTACTAAAGAACTCGATAAAAATATGGTCCAGCAGCTGGTCGAATGCTTCAACGTTGAGCCTGTCGAGGCGGACGGGCATTACACGATCACCTTCGGGGCCCTGAAGCGGTTCGATGTCTCGCTGGGTTCTGCCGGGAAGAGTATCGTCGTCGACATCGAGGCGGACCCTTCGATCGATGACGATCAGTTGATCCTCGATACGATCAGGAGACGGAATACCTATCTGCAGGCAGTCACCGGATTCACGTCAAAAGAGCGGGTCAAAAAAGCGAAGAAGATTGAGTGA
- a CDS encoding proteasome assembly chaperone family protein: protein MSPEALYDIRIISEPISGDGATILMGFPGSGLVGSIALQYLVDQKEFKQIGTMTSKYFPPFAMMAKGLINVPVRIYQKDAIVAIVADIPIHPMICYEVANGLVDWLMPFHIKEVVALAGVVTTDDQKRVFGIATTEELLERIKDVTEFLPVGSISGIASSLMTECKIRGIPAIGLLGETVNAPDPRAAVASLEVLNHMYNLEVDIQPLLEQADEIEATMHKLAEEVQSSAEGPQKRENLPMYG from the coding sequence ATGTCACCAGAAGCCTTGTATGATATCAGAATTATCTCAGAGCCCATCTCCGGGGACGGGGCCACAATTCTGATGGGGTTCCCCGGGAGCGGCCTTGTTGGTTCAATCGCCCTTCAGTATCTGGTCGATCAGAAGGAGTTCAAACAGATCGGGACGATGACCAGCAAATACTTCCCCCCGTTTGCGATGATGGCGAAGGGTTTGATCAATGTGCCGGTCAGGATCTATCAGAAGGATGCGATCGTCGCTATCGTTGCCGATATTCCGATCCATCCGATGATCTGTTACGAAGTCGCCAACGGACTGGTGGACTGGCTGATGCCTTTCCACATCAAGGAGGTGGTGGCCCTGGCAGGGGTTGTCACCACGGACGATCAGAAGAGGGTCTTTGGGATTGCGACCACCGAGGAACTGCTCGAGCGGATCAAGGATGTGACCGAGTTTCTGCCAGTGGGTTCGATCTCCGGGATCGCCAGCAGTCTGATGACCGAGTGCAAGATCCGCGGCATCCCGGCGATCGGTCTGCTGGGTGAGACCGTCAACGCCCCCGACCCTCGAGCAGCCGTTGCCTCTCTTGAGGTGTTGAACCACATGTACAACCTTGAGGTGGACATCCAGCCGCTGCTAGAACAGGCCGATGAGATCGAGGCGACGATGCATAAACTCGCCGAAGAGGTTCAATCCTCTGCTGAAGGGCCTCAGAAGAGAGAAAATCTACCGATGTACGGGTGA
- a CDS encoding DUF473 domain-containing protein produces MKCAALTGISAEVIKELKRGRPRTLEVQSAHNVITVSGVDPGSHLFMTDVDRDDLAIGDNGIIVDVLSIGITMKRIIEFSYGSHFEERERMAARIQVRYCANSSVKEVSPLETIQPTTVEVLKVTCCHAG; encoded by the coding sequence ATGAAGTGTGCTGCATTAACCGGAATATCTGCTGAGGTTATCAAAGAACTGAAGCGCGGACGTCCACGCACCCTTGAGGTTCAGAGTGCGCACAATGTGATCACCGTCTCCGGGGTCGACCCGGGAAGCCATCTCTTCATGACCGATGTGGATCGCGATGACCTTGCTATCGGTGATAACGGGATCATTGTCGATGTACTCTCGATCGGGATCACGATGAAGCGGATCATCGAGTTCTCCTATGGTTCTCACTTCGAGGAGCGCGAACGGATGGCGGCCAGAATTCAGGTCCGGTACTGCGCGAACTCGTCGGTGAAGGAGGTCTCGCCGCTGGAGACGATCCAGCCTACCACAGTAGAAGTCTTAAAAGTCACCTGCTGCCATGCCGGATGA
- a CDS encoding radical SAM protein: protein MNPVAGSGPEEDAKTAGGYRDLFDGTITETLNQALRIIRDDPTLLIAGTNLFRYQKKGALLRRKNERKGLLVPPVMIVSVTSRCNLTCAGCYMRQRQNSAVPEMTPEVLRSVVFEAADLGVSVIVLAGGEPLMRRAEIVDLARSLPQILFPVFTNGLLIEEETAASLAAQKNIVPVISIEGFRQETDCRRGPGVYDRLLSTCSILKSRRGFTGCSVTVTSSTIDQVLDERFIEFLLDAGIRAFVFVEYVPIESGTRNLVLTPDQRKRLNTAIQLFSEKYPALFIEFPGDEDVYGGCLAAGRGFVHVSPSGDLEPCPASPFSDANLATVSLKEGLRSNFLQKIRENHSRLIETDGGCALWTNQEWVKGLMEK, encoded by the coding sequence ATGAATCCTGTCGCAGGTTCTGGCCCAGAGGAAGATGCCAAGACAGCCGGAGGCTATCGAGATCTGTTCGATGGGACGATCACTGAAACTCTCAACCAGGCGCTGCGGATCATTCGGGATGACCCAACCCTCTTGATCGCCGGCACCAACCTGTTCCGATATCAGAAAAAAGGTGCGCTCCTCCGCAGAAAGAACGAGAGAAAAGGGCTTCTTGTTCCACCAGTGATGATCGTGAGTGTCACCTCGCGATGTAATCTGACCTGTGCAGGCTGCTATATGAGACAACGGCAGAATTCGGCTGTACCGGAGATGACCCCTGAGGTCCTCCGATCGGTTGTCTTTGAGGCGGCGGATCTTGGCGTATCGGTCATCGTCCTCGCCGGTGGGGAGCCGCTGATGCGAAGAGCAGAGATCGTCGATCTCGCCCGATCGTTGCCGCAGATCCTCTTCCCGGTCTTCACTAATGGTCTACTGATCGAGGAAGAGACGGCTGCTTCGCTGGCAGCCCAGAAAAACATCGTCCCGGTCATCAGTATCGAGGGCTTCCGCCAGGAGACGGACTGTCGACGAGGTCCTGGGGTCTATGATCGTCTGCTCTCAACCTGCTCGATCCTGAAGTCCAGAAGAGGCTTCACCGGCTGTTCGGTCACCGTGACCAGCAGTACTATCGATCAGGTACTTGATGAACGGTTCATCGAATTTTTGCTCGATGCAGGTATCAGAGCCTTTGTATTTGTCGAATATGTTCCGATCGAATCCGGCACCAGGAATCTTGTATTGACTCCTGATCAGCGGAAGAGACTGAACACTGCCATCCAGTTGTTTTCAGAAAAATATCCGGCACTCTTCATTGAATTCCCCGGCGATGAGGATGTCTATGGGGGATGTCTTGCTGCAGGCAGAGGTTTTGTACATGTCAGCCCGTCCGGGGATCTCGAACCCTGCCCGGCATCCCCCTTTTCGGATGCCAATCTTGCAACTGTTTCGCTAAAGGAAGGTCTGCGATCGAACTTTCTGCAGAAGATCCGTGAGAACCACTCCAGACTGATTGAGACCGATGGGGGCTGTGCTCTCTGGACAAATCAGGAATGGGTGAAGGGATTGATGGAGAAATAG